The Amblyomma americanum isolate KBUSLIRL-KWMA chromosome 6, ASM5285725v1, whole genome shotgun sequence genome has a window encoding:
- the LOC144095619 gene encoding uncharacterized protein LOC144095619 encodes MAVVNSECKYILVDVGAEGVLSDGGTLKKSDFGCDLSEGRLDIPRIGRLPGMQETTPFAFVGDEAFQLRVDFMHPYPSRQLDNQKRIFNYRLSRARSCVENAFGITAARWRILLRTIPLHLSNVDCIVKAACILHNFLTIQNPQSQTLTDREDMSGNVVEGYWRRGKQWVLGESCVERQYFPLAPARAQNHHTDAAAARQQFAAYFCGKAGEVPWQWQQPGISKEAVEQGADDCSTDASCSSKPIGAWRNGTDGLDAGDSWRDGSDSWRDGSGASVTTSCTSDACDAQSRRHSSYSMMVSDGSGALLCC; translated from the exons ATGGCTGTCGTCAACAGTGAATGCAAGTATATCCTTGTGGATGTCGGTGCTGAAGGCGTGCTTAGTGATGGTGGCACACTGAAAAAAAGTGACTTCGGGTGTGACCTTAGCGAGGGACGCCTGGACATTCCAAGAATTGGAAGATTGCCTGGGATGCAAGAGACTACGCCCTTCGCTTTCGTGGGCGACGAAGCCTTCCAGCTTCGAGTTGATTTTATGCACCCTTATCCATCTAGGCAGCTAGACAATCAGAAGAGGATCTTCAACTACCGGTTAAGCAGAGCACG AAGCTGTGTTGAGAACGCCTTCGGAATTACAGCGGCCAGGTGGCGCATCCTACTGCGCACTATCCCTCTGCACCTGAGTAATGTGGACTGCATTGTCAAGGCTGCCTGCATCCTCCACAACTTCCTGACTATCCAAAATCCACAGTCGCAGACCTTGACAGACAGGGAAGACATGTCTGGGAATGTTGTGGAAGGGTACTGGCGGCGAGGCAAGCAATGGGTGTTGGGGGAGAGCTGTGTGGAGCGTCAGTACTTCCCACTGGCTCCTGCGCGTGCACAAAACCACCACACTGATGCTGCTGCGGCCAGGCAGCAGTTTGCTGCGTACTTCTGCGGCAAGGCTGGTGAAGTTCCCTGGCAGTGGCAGCAGCCAGGAATATCAAAGGAGGCAGTTGAGCAGG GCGCTGATGACTGCAGCACTGATGCCTCTTGTTCCAGCAAGCCGATAGGTGCCTGGAGGAATGGCACCGACGGGCTCGATGCAGGTGACTCGTGGCGTGACGGCAGCGACTCGTGGCGTGATGGCAGTGGCGCGTCAGTCACCACCTCGTGCACGAGTGATGCCTGCGATGCGCAGTCCAGGCGCCACTCCTCCTACTCAATGATGGTCTCTGATGGCTCTGGGGCACTGTTGTGCTG TTAA